GGCTACGATTTTGATGACCTTCGCCCGCGACGAGGCCAAGCGAGACGGAACGAAGCCCTGGATCCCTCCGAGCGGGCTGCTCAATCAGTGAACGCTGCCACTCGACCGGCAAGAGCGGGCAAACCCCCGCTTCACACGGAAGCGATCAATTCCGTGGCCAAGCGGCAAGCAGCCAAGTATTCGTCGACCATCAGAAACTCATCGACCGTGTGGATGGACGCCTGACCACACCCCAGCGTGACCGCCTCGATGCCATGAAGCATCAACCAGTTGGCATCCAACCCACCATTGGCGACTTCGCACTGCGGTTCTCGCCCTAGTTGAGAGATCAACTCCGTCGCCGCAAGCACTGATGGATGGTCTTCCGGCAACCGAAACGCCTCGTAATCGACGCGACTGCTGAACTCCAAACCGCCCGTCCGACCTTGGACATCCTTCACCGCTTGGACCGCATTTTCAAACGCAGCTTTCATCTGCGAAACGATCTCGGTTCGGAATTTGGCGTCGTGACTGCGAGCCTCGGCTCGAAGCTGAACCTCCGGCGTGATCACGTTGGTCGCATCGCCGCCTTGAAAAACACCCACATTCGCGGTCCCGCGACGCCCATCTTTCTCGACCAAGCCCAGCCAACCATTGCGATGCAGGCTGCTGATCGCTTCGGATGCGATCACGATTGCACTGACGCCTTTTTCGGGTGCAACGCCGGCGTGGGCTGCGTGCCCGTGAACGGTCATTTGAATCCGCTCGCCGCCGATCGCTCCGTGGCGAATTATGTCCAGCGAACCACCGTCGAAATTGAACGCTCGATCCACTCGGCCGACTTTGGACACGCCCAAATGGCGAGCTCCTTCCAATCCGACCTCTTCTTGAATTAAAAATGTGATCGCGGCTGGAGCCAACTTCAGATCAGGATTCTTCGCCTGACGAGCCAGTCGCTCGACGATCGCACTGAGAATCACCGCACAACCGCTGCGGTCATCGGCTCCCAAACCGGTCGGCCCATCGGCCACAACAATCCGCCCCAATTCTTCGTCGTCGCGAATTTCCGGGTTGGATCCGACGCAGATCGGAACGGTGTCCATGTGCGCGGACAGCAGTGTCCGCGGCAGCGATTCGTCACCAGGCAAGGTGACAATTAAATTGCCCGCGTTGCCGCTCAATCGCGTCTTCGTTCCCGCATCATCGGATTGAATCCATTCCGGATCCACTCCCGCATCGACCAGCATCTTTTCAATGGCGGCCGAAATCGCGGCTTCATCACCGCTTTTGCCAGGAATTCGCGTCAGTTCAAGATAGCGATCCAGCGCCGCCGACTCATCAATCGCAGCCCACTGCGAAGCGTCGTTTGTGCCTGCATTCATGGCTTCGGATTGGCTCATCGAGTACGACTGGCGCGGCGGGTCGCACGGTCTTCCACGCGAATTGGCTGAGCTGCGGTGCCCGATTGCGATTGATTCAAACGGCCGATCGCGAACCAACCGGCAGCCAATAGCAATCCGCTGGCGACAAACGAAGCCAACATCGGAACAGCGTGCGCGGGTTCAGCGGCGTAGTGAGTCAAACCTTCCGTGCTGCCGTGGCCGGGGTGTGCCGAAGCGGGAACGGCAAAAACCAATGCGGCAATCGAGCCAATCAGTGAACGCGACAAAATGAACTCACAAGATTCAAGAGAATGGAGAAGGGCCAATCCACCGGCAGGACAAATGAAGCCAGGAACATGGAGCTGGATCAGCGAGGTGATTATACGCCCTGGTCGAACTGCTGTTGACGCATCCGGCGACGTTTTCGCTGATCGTCGGTCACGTCCGCGGCACAACGCGAACAAGCGACGCCACGTTCGTAATCAGAATGCTGCTTCATTTCCGGGGTCAAAGGCCAACCACATCCGTGGCACAACTCGTACTCCCCGGCCTGCAATTGGTGATCGACCGCGACGCGATTGTCGAACACAAAACATTCGCCCTGCCAACGAGATTCCTCTTCGGGCATCTTCTCCAAATAGTTCAGAATCCCGCCCCGCAGGTGGTACACCTCCTCAAATCCGCGTTCCTTCAAATATGCGGTCGACTTTTCGCACCGGATCCCCCCGGTACAAAACATCGCGACTTTGGGGTGCTTCTTCGGATCCAGGTTCTCTTCCACGAACTGCGGAAACTCGCGAAAGGATTCCGTGTGAGGGTTGACAGCTCCCTCAAATGTCCCAATCTCGATTTCGTAATCGTTTCGCGTATCGATCAGCGTGACATCGGGATCATCGACCAACGCGTTCCAATCCTGAGGCTCGATGTAGGTGCCGACCGATCGCAGCGGATCGATGCTCGACACTCCCATTGTCACGATCTCTCGCTTCAGACGGACCTTCGTTTTGCGAAATGGAACCTGCTCACAGAACGACCATTTGACATCCATCCCGCGAAAAGGGGTTGCTTGGTCGTCCAGCTCCATCGACCGCAGCCACTCAATGAATGGCTCCATCAACTCCCGAGGCCCCGAAATCGTTCCGTTGATTCCTTCGCCGGCCAGCAACAATGAGCCGCGAATGCCATCACTGGACATTCGCTGACGCAGTGGTTCACGCAGCGATTCGAACTGCGGCAACGGGGTGAAGCAGTAAAGTGCCGCGACCGCCACCGGCAAATCAGCGGCACCGGCCTCAGCGGGCAATTCAGCGGGAACGGAAGAAGCGTGTGATTCGGTCATGGCCGAAAACTTACCAAGTCATTTGACCCATTGCAGCCAAGCATCCACGTAGGCGATTGGCGTCAAGTTCATGCCGGCCTGAAACGCTTGCGGGAACGGCTGGCCCGACTGCAGGTTTCTCATCACGGCGTCAAAGCCACGTCGGTTCTGACGAGACAGCAAAGACTCCGCGATTGCAACCGCCATCCGGTCAGCTCGTTCGGGTGGTAACTTGCCGTTGAGGAAGTCCTTGCCGGACTTCAAGCTCCCCACCGCGGTGACCAATTCCGCCTGCCGACGCATGTTCTCGTTTCGATCGCGTTTGGATTCGCCACCCGAAACCGCAGTCCCGAGCCCTTGGGCGAACCACCGAGGCACACCGTCGCCGCGACTGACCACGGCGAGACTTGCGACCGGAGCCACCACACGCTCGGCGATCTCTTCCTCCGTCGCTCGTTCGGATGCAACCACCGCGACGTAGGCTCGAATCCCGTCGTACTTCCAGTGCGACTGCCAATCGGTGGGCACGCTCCTGCCCTCAACCATTTTGGCAAACTCGCTGTAGTCATAGCGTTTGGGCAAAACGCAGATCGACGCTTTGCCGTGGAAGAAATCCTCCGGAGTGCCGCCTGCCGTAGGCAAAAACTTTCGAGCTTGCACGAGTGCCGCTTCCGCTGACTCAGCGACTGTTTCAAGCGTTGCTGGCGAGACTTCGCCCCAAACCGCGAAGTGGTCGCTCTGGTGATTCTGCATTCGATTGACGTCAGCACCTGCCAAACGGAAGTTCTCTTCCGCGATTTTCGCTCGTCGCTGGCTGACCTCAGTGGATGCCGCCGCGGACAACCAAGCCTGCGCGGTGACGACCTTCATTGGCGTTTGCACCAAAGACTCGTCCACCTTGGCACCTTCGCTGATCCAGGTCGAAATCAACTGGATGTCGCTGTCCGAAAGCGGCGGACGACCACCGGCCGGCATGCGATCACCGGCGCTGCCGCGAAGTTTCTGAACGAGCAGGCTTGCTTCGCCATCACCAGGTTTCATCACGGATCCGCTGTCGCCGCCTCGAAGCATTTGAGCGAGCGTGTCCATTCGTAAACCGCCGCGAGTCTGCATCGCGTCCAAGTGACACCCGGTACAGTTCTCCACCAACAGCGGTGCCACGTCCTTCGAGAACGAAACGGTTTCATTGCCGGTTGGCTTGCCGACCATCGTCGGCTGATCGGGTTCTGGTGTCGCTGGCGTGTCGGGAGTTGCCTCGCCGCTTTTCAAGCTGGTCAGCATCGCGGTGGGATCAGGGCCATCAAACTTGGCACCTTGCGTGACCCACTGCTTCAACGTGTCCAATTGTTCCTTGCTGACTTTTCCTCCGCCGCGAGGCATGTCGCCGGTTTCGATCGTTTCAATCAATCGACTGGCAATCACATCACCGGGAAAAACTACGACTCCCTCGGGGGGCCCTTCCATCAACTTGGCAAACGTCGGCATCGCGAATCCACCTTTGCTGCCGCGAATGTGACAGCTGCCACATTTGTCGACCAAAATCGGTGCGACCTCCGAGACAAAACTGACGCCATCGGTACTGGGCTGATCCGACGGATCCGACGATGATTCGGCCATTGGCTCGGTCGTCGCCTTGGGTCGTTCCGGAATTCGGAATGGCGGCAGCGTGACTCCTTCCAGTTCCAACATCGCGCGAGCGTTGACGATTCGGCGCATCATCGGCAGCAATGCATCGTGCAGGTCGGATGACTCGGCATTGCCGGCCACTTCGATCTGCTTGATCGCTTTACGAAGAGCATCACCGGACGTCTCGTAGTCGCCACCGGCATACGCGGCACCGGCTCGCTTCACCTGCATATCGACCGACTGAACAATCGTTCGCGATCTCGCATCCAACGGTTTGGCGACCGCTCGCGAATTGGTTTCTTGCCCAACAGCCGGAGCGATTCCACCGGAAAAGGACAACAGTGCCGTCCCAGCAAGCAACGTCACCGCCGCGAAAACGCGGAGGGCCGGGCGGCGAACGTTCCACTTTGAAACGATCGAAATCCCCTTTGAAACGACCTGAATCATCGTCACCAACATCTTTGTTCGAGTATCTGCCAATCACTCCATCATAGACAACAAACGCAGTTCTTCCCGAAAAAGACTCACTCGACGTGCTGTCTTCGCCTGGAGTTGCCCGCGTGATCGGCAACACCCTACTCACGCCATTCGGGCCTCCCCCTGCCCTGCTCCGCGAAGATCGCACGTCCTGTGGCGAGATCTTCGATCGCGGAAGGACGTCCGCCGCCCCGCTTGGCCCTTCCCCGTTTCCCCCTTGCTCTTTTACACTGCCGCATTGGCCTTTCCCGCAATATCCGGCAAGAACACGATGACCTCATCTGCGAACACCACCTCGCCCGCCATCGCTGAAACCACCTGGCTCACCGACCAACGCATTTTGGTCCTCGATTTTGGATCTCAGTACGCCCAACTGATCGCCCGCCGCGTCCGCGAACAAAACGTCTACTGCCAAATCGTTCGCCATGACATCTCGGCCGAACGCATCGCGGAACTGGCCCCCAAAGGCATCATCCTCTCGGGCGGCCCCAACAGCGTTTACGAAGAAGGTGCCCCGAAGTGCGACGAAGGATTGTTCGACCTTGGCATCCCCGTCCTCGGTATCTGCTACGGGATGCAGCTCGCCTGCCAAGCCCTCGGCGGCAAAGTCGACAATACACCCAGCCGTGAGTACGGCCGAGCGATGTGCGACTTCGTCGATCGCGATTCGATCTTCCGCGGCATGCAAGAATCCGAACAAGTCTGGATGAGCCACGGTGACCAGGTCTCACAGATCGCCGATCAGTTCACCGC
The nucleotide sequence above comes from Rhodopirellula bahusiensis. Encoded proteins:
- a CDS encoding M20/M25/M40 family metallo-hydrolase — its product is MSQSEAMNAGTNDASQWAAIDESAALDRYLELTRIPGKSGDEAAISAAIEKMLVDAGVDPEWIQSDDAGTKTRLSGNAGNLIVTLPGDESLPRTLLSAHMDTVPICVGSNPEIRDDEELGRIVVADGPTGLGADDRSGCAVILSAIVERLARQAKNPDLKLAPAAITFLIQEEVGLEGARHLGVSKVGRVDRAFNFDGGSLDIIRHGAIGGERIQMTVHGHAAHAGVAPEKGVSAIVIASEAISSLHRNGWLGLVEKDGRRGTANVGVFQGGDATNVITPEVQLRAEARSHDAKFRTEIVSQMKAAFENAVQAVKDVQGRTGGLEFSSRVDYEAFRLPEDHPSVLAATELISQLGREPQCEVANGGLDANWLMLHGIEAVTLGCGQASIHTVDEFLMVDEYLAACRLATELIASV
- the trhO gene encoding oxygen-dependent tRNA uridine(34) hydroxylase TrhO, with the protein product MTESHASSVPAELPAEAGAADLPVAVAALYCFTPLPQFESLREPLRQRMSSDGIRGSLLLAGEGINGTISGPRELMEPFIEWLRSMELDDQATPFRGMDVKWSFCEQVPFRKTKVRLKREIVTMGVSSIDPLRSVGTYIEPQDWNALVDDPDVTLIDTRNDYEIEIGTFEGAVNPHTESFREFPQFVEENLDPKKHPKVAMFCTGGIRCEKSTAYLKERGFEEVYHLRGGILNYLEKMPEEESRWQGECFVFDNRVAVDHQLQAGEYELCHGCGWPLTPEMKQHSDYERGVACSRCAADVTDDQRKRRRMRQQQFDQGV
- a CDS encoding c-type cytochrome domain-containing protein, with amino-acid sequence MLVTMIQVVSKGISIVSKWNVRRPALRVFAAVTLLAGTALLSFSGGIAPAVGQETNSRAVAKPLDARSRTIVQSVDMQVKRAGAAYAGGDYETSGDALRKAIKQIEVAGNAESSDLHDALLPMMRRIVNARAMLELEGVTLPPFRIPERPKATTEPMAESSSDPSDQPSTDGVSFVSEVAPILVDKCGSCHIRGSKGGFAMPTFAKLMEGPPEGVVVFPGDVIASRLIETIETGDMPRGGGKVSKEQLDTLKQWVTQGAKFDGPDPTAMLTSLKSGEATPDTPATPEPDQPTMVGKPTGNETVSFSKDVAPLLVENCTGCHLDAMQTRGGLRMDTLAQMLRGGDSGSVMKPGDGEASLLVQKLRGSAGDRMPAGGRPPLSDSDIQLISTWISEGAKVDESLVQTPMKVVTAQAWLSAAASTEVSQRRAKIAEENFRLAGADVNRMQNHQSDHFAVWGEVSPATLETVAESAEAALVQARKFLPTAGGTPEDFFHGKASICVLPKRYDYSEFAKMVEGRSVPTDWQSHWKYDGIRAYVAVVASERATEEEIAERVVAPVASLAVVSRGDGVPRWFAQGLGTAVSGGESKRDRNENMRRQAELVTAVGSLKSGKDFLNGKLPPERADRMAVAIAESLLSRQNRRGFDAVMRNLQSGQPFPQAFQAGMNLTPIAYVDAWLQWVK